Proteins co-encoded in one Lysobacter solisilvae genomic window:
- a CDS encoding protein phosphatase CheZ codes for MNAAASLSGPSGERQALIACLHAALDALEKDDHATWRANVDELISWRTQPLVQGMARLARELEAALGGTAGASGGSLPEACARLEHVVQMSEDASHHTLDLIQECAVLVGTLNASGHDEATAATIAAIRGRLSEMTAAQGCQDLTGQIIRRVVDLVRAVHAGLGGMAEEHEAPIQVADPGLARRGFGPSLRGLDEPAATQDDANQLLSSLGL; via the coding sequence GTGAATGCCGCCGCGTCCCTGTCCGGCCCGAGCGGCGAGCGCCAGGCCCTCATCGCCTGCCTGCACGCGGCCCTGGATGCACTGGAGAAGGACGACCACGCCACCTGGCGCGCGAATGTCGACGAACTGATCTCATGGCGCACGCAGCCGCTCGTGCAGGGCATGGCCCGGCTGGCGCGCGAACTGGAAGCGGCGCTGGGCGGCACCGCCGGCGCGAGCGGTGGTTCGCTGCCCGAAGCCTGCGCGCGCCTGGAGCATGTCGTGCAGATGAGCGAAGACGCCAGCCACCACACCCTGGACCTGATCCAGGAGTGCGCCGTCCTGGTGGGAACGCTCAACGCATCGGGCCACGACGAGGCCACTGCGGCCACGATCGCCGCGATCCGCGGGCGCCTGTCGGAGATGACCGCCGCACAGGGCTGCCAGGACCTCACCGGCCAGATCATCCGCCGCGTCGTCGACCTGGTACGGGCCGTGCATGCGGGCCTGGGCGGGATGGCGGAGGAACACGAAGCGCCGATCCAGGTGGCCGACCCCGGGCTTGCGCGCCGCGGCTTCGGCCCGTCGCTGCGCGGGCTGGATGAACCGGCCGCCACCCAGGACGACGCCAACCAGCTGCTTTCCTCACTGGGACTGTAA
- a CDS encoding flagellar motor protein yields the protein MDRLSVIGAILAVVALLVGSVLKGAGLSALWSPAAFVIVICGTVAAILLQTPAATFKRAMKIARWVFRPPSQDRHALIARLVGWSTVARKQGLLGLEAEVQAQQDPFLRKGLQMVVDGVEPEAIRQMLEIDMHGQSSRDLAAAKVFEGMGIYSPTLGIIGAVLGLIAVMKNLADPSKLGHGIAAAFTATIYGIGAANLALLPMASKLKGLVHHQTEEREMIVEGLIAIAQGENPRNIEARLNGYVH from the coding sequence ATGGATCGACTCAGTGTCATCGGCGCCATCCTGGCCGTGGTCGCGCTGCTGGTAGGCAGCGTGCTCAAGGGCGCGGGCCTGTCCGCGCTCTGGTCGCCGGCCGCGTTCGTGATCGTGATCTGCGGCACGGTGGCAGCGATCCTGTTGCAGACCCCCGCGGCCACCTTCAAGCGGGCGATGAAGATCGCCCGCTGGGTGTTTCGCCCGCCTTCGCAGGACCGGCACGCGCTGATCGCGCGCCTGGTGGGCTGGAGTACCGTCGCCCGCAAGCAGGGCCTGCTCGGCCTGGAGGCCGAAGTGCAGGCGCAGCAGGATCCGTTCCTGCGCAAGGGTCTGCAGATGGTCGTCGACGGCGTGGAACCCGAGGCGATCCGGCAGATGCTCGAGATCGACATGCACGGCCAGAGTTCGCGCGACCTGGCCGCGGCCAAGGTGTTCGAAGGCATGGGCATCTATTCACCCACGCTGGGCATCATCGGCGCCGTGCTGGGCCTGATCGCGGTGATGAAGAACCTGGCCGACCCCAGCAAGCTCGGCCACGGCATCGCCGCGGCGTTCACCGCCACCATCTACGGCATCGGCGCGGCCAACCTGGCGCTGCTGCCGATGGCATCCAAGCTCAAGGGCCTGGTCCACCACCAGACCGAGGAGCGCGAGATGATCGTCGAAGGGCTGATCGCCATCGCCCAGGGCGAGAACCCGCGCAACATCGAAGCCCGTCTCAACGGCTACGTGCACTGA
- a CDS encoding chemotaxis protein CheA: MSAVASDICADFLIEAREILDQLGEQMVVLERDPFDRDGLNAVFRGFHTIKGGAGFLDLAPMVQICHAAEDRLDAARSGAAPLDAVAFDGAQQAIDLLVDMLQAVAAGMSPAQAPAEVLAALRAGMSPHASAAPAPQAAIAQFAAGDGIDDLDFEALLDSLHGAGAVPGPVAVDATPVVPAPAPAARTMPARPAAPAESSDHTVRVDVRRLDAMVNLVGELVLARNRLKTIRPRLRDDDLDRAVASLDVATSRLQSAVMTARMQPVGRVFARFPKLARDVARQLKKNVELEVVGADTELDRNLVEALADPLVHLVRNAIDHGIEMPDARRRAGKPEQGRVRLSAQQEGDHVAIEVRDDGAGIDPEKIRRLAVDKGLITADAAARLSGEECLQLIFLPGFSTRDEVSDLSGRGVGMDVVQSKIRELSGLVQIHSEIGSGSRFAIRVPLTLAILPTLLVEIDDDVYALPLVRVVEVLSHAPGPPLFIDGQPMLDLRQEPLPLLTLRGWLGLDPAPLSVCTSVVLQSGEQRYCLAVDRVRGREEVVIKALPSTLRGLPGYAGASLVGDGRMALILDVDALLRTGLRDGVHGPGRLERAR; encoded by the coding sequence ATGTCCGCCGTCGCCTCCGATATCTGCGCCGACTTCCTGATCGAGGCGCGCGAGATCCTCGACCAGCTGGGCGAACAGATGGTCGTGCTCGAGCGCGACCCGTTCGACCGCGACGGCCTCAATGCCGTGTTCCGCGGCTTCCACACCATCAAGGGTGGCGCCGGCTTCCTCGACCTCGCGCCGATGGTGCAGATCTGCCATGCCGCCGAGGACCGGCTCGACGCTGCACGCAGCGGCGCCGCGCCGCTCGACGCAGTCGCCTTCGATGGCGCGCAGCAGGCCATCGACCTGCTGGTGGACATGCTGCAGGCCGTCGCCGCCGGGATGTCGCCGGCGCAAGCCCCGGCCGAGGTGCTGGCGGCATTGCGCGCGGGGATGTCGCCGCACGCCTCCGCGGCACCTGCTCCCCAGGCGGCGATTGCGCAGTTTGCCGCCGGCGACGGCATCGACGATCTCGATTTCGAGGCACTGCTGGACAGCCTGCACGGTGCCGGCGCGGTGCCAGGCCCGGTCGCGGTCGACGCGACACCGGTGGTGCCCGCCCCGGCACCCGCCGCGCGCACGATGCCCGCCCGACCTGCGGCGCCGGCCGAGTCCTCGGATCACACCGTCCGCGTCGACGTGCGCCGCCTGGACGCGATGGTGAACCTGGTCGGTGAACTCGTGCTCGCACGCAATCGGCTGAAGACGATCCGCCCGCGCCTGCGCGACGACGACCTCGACCGTGCCGTGGCCAGCCTCGATGTGGCTACCTCGCGACTGCAGTCGGCGGTGATGACCGCGCGCATGCAGCCGGTAGGACGCGTCTTCGCCCGCTTCCCCAAGCTCGCGCGCGACGTGGCGCGCCAACTGAAGAAGAACGTCGAACTGGAAGTGGTCGGCGCCGATACCGAGCTCGACCGCAACCTGGTCGAAGCCCTGGCCGATCCGCTGGTGCACCTGGTGCGCAACGCCATCGACCACGGCATCGAGATGCCCGACGCCCGCCGCCGCGCCGGCAAGCCCGAGCAGGGCCGCGTCCGCCTGAGCGCGCAGCAGGAAGGCGACCACGTCGCGATCGAAGTGCGCGACGACGGCGCCGGCATCGACCCGGAAAAGATCCGTCGCCTCGCGGTCGACAAGGGACTGATCACGGCCGACGCCGCGGCCCGCCTGTCCGGCGAGGAATGCCTGCAGCTGATCTTCCTGCCCGGTTTCTCGACCCGCGACGAAGTCAGCGACCTGTCCGGCCGCGGCGTCGGCATGGACGTGGTGCAGTCAAAGATCCGCGAACTCTCCGGCCTGGTCCAGATCCATTCGGAAATCGGCAGCGGCAGCCGCTTCGCCATCAGGGTGCCGCTCACGCTCGCGATCCTGCCCACCCTGCTGGTGGAAATCGACGACGACGTCTATGCGCTGCCGCTGGTGCGCGTGGTCGAAGTGCTCTCGCACGCTCCCGGCCCTCCGTTGTTCATCGACGGCCAGCCGATGCTGGACCTGCGCCAGGAACCGCTCCCCCTGCTGACCCTGCGCGGCTGGCTGGGCCTGGATCCGGCGCCCCTGTCGGTGTGCACCAGCGTGGTGCTGCAGTCCGGCGAACAGCGCTACTGCCTGGCGGTCGACCGCGTGCGCGGACGCGAGGAAGTCGTGATCAAGGCCCTGCCCTCCACCCTGCGCGGACTGCCGGGCTACGCCGGCGCCAGCCTGGTCGGCGACGGCCGCATGGCCCTGATCCTGGACGTCGACGCGCTGCTGCGCACGGGCCTGCGCGACGGGGTCCACGGTCCCGGCCGCCTGGAGCGCGCGCGATGA